A DNA window from Amycolatopsis sp. DSM 110486 contains the following coding sequences:
- the bioD gene encoding dethiobiotin synthase, translating to MLVMTGTGTEVGKTITTAAIAALALGQGQRVAVLKPAQTGVVPGEAGDLDEVVRLAGKGVTTRELRRYPDPLSPEAAARRSGLPTLGPGEIAAAATALDAEHDLTLVEGAGGLLVRFDADGSGLADVAWALGAPIVIVAQPGLGTLNATALTAEVATRRGLNVVGVVVGAWPAEPDLASVENLHDLPTAAGAPLLGVLPGGLAATDHDTFVERARAGLSPWFGGEFDPEAFTRAASVNK from the coding sequence ATGCTGGTGATGACGGGGACCGGGACCGAGGTCGGCAAGACGATCACCACGGCGGCGATCGCGGCGCTGGCGCTCGGGCAAGGGCAGCGCGTCGCGGTGCTCAAGCCGGCCCAGACCGGGGTCGTGCCGGGCGAGGCGGGCGACCTCGACGAGGTCGTGCGCCTGGCCGGCAAGGGCGTGACCACGCGTGAGCTGCGGCGCTACCCCGACCCGCTCTCCCCGGAGGCGGCGGCTCGGCGCAGCGGCCTGCCGACGCTGGGCCCGGGCGAGATCGCGGCCGCCGCCACCGCACTCGACGCCGAGCACGACCTCACGCTCGTGGAGGGTGCCGGTGGCTTGCTGGTGCGCTTCGACGCCGACGGCAGCGGGCTGGCCGACGTCGCGTGGGCGCTCGGCGCGCCGATCGTGATCGTGGCCCAGCCGGGCCTCGGCACGCTCAACGCGACGGCGCTGACCGCTGAGGTCGCGACGCGGCGCGGCCTCAATGTCGTGGGTGTGGTGGTCGGCGCGTGGCCGGCCGAGCCGGATCTCGCGTCCGTGGAGAACCTGCACGACCTGCCCACCGCGGCAGGGGCACCCCTGCTCGGGGTGCTGCCCGGGGGGCTGGCGGCGACGGATCACGATACGTTCGTGGAACGGGCGCGCGCCGGGCTCTCGCCGTGGTTCGGCGGGGAGTTCGACCCGGAGGCTTTCACGCGGGCCGCTTCCGTGAATAAGTGA
- the bioB gene encoding biotin synthase BioB translates to MAGKPAQDISDVLAVAREQVLERGVGLSEEQVLAVLRLPDERLGEALQVAHEVRMRWCGPEVEVEGIVSLKTGGCPEDCHFCSQSGRFPSPVRSAWLDIPGLVKAARQTAETGATEFCIVAAVRGPDKRLLSQVREGVQAIRADGNDIQIACSLGMLTQEQVDELVEMGVHRYNHNLETARSHFPDVVTTHSWEERWDTLRMVAEAGMEVCCGGIIGMGETVEQRAEFAVQLAELSPHEVPMNFLIPQPGTPYENFEIVEGKDALRTVAAFRLAMPRTMLRFAGGRELTLGDLGAEQGMLGGINAIIVGNYLTNLGRPASADLKMLDELKMPVKALSDSL, encoded by the coding sequence GTGGCGGGAAAGCCGGCCCAGGACATTTCGGACGTGCTGGCCGTCGCGCGCGAGCAGGTGCTCGAGCGCGGGGTCGGATTGTCTGAAGAACAGGTGCTGGCCGTGCTCCGGCTGCCCGACGAACGGCTCGGCGAGGCGCTGCAGGTCGCGCACGAGGTGCGCATGCGCTGGTGCGGCCCGGAGGTCGAGGTCGAGGGCATCGTCAGCCTCAAGACCGGCGGCTGCCCCGAGGACTGCCACTTCTGCTCGCAGTCGGGCCGCTTCCCCTCGCCGGTGCGCTCGGCGTGGCTCGACATCCCCGGCCTGGTCAAGGCCGCGCGCCAGACCGCCGAGACGGGTGCGACCGAGTTCTGCATCGTCGCCGCCGTGCGCGGTCCGGACAAGCGGCTGCTCTCGCAGGTCCGTGAGGGCGTGCAGGCGATCCGTGCCGACGGCAACGACATCCAGATCGCGTGCTCGCTCGGCATGCTCACCCAGGAGCAGGTCGACGAGCTCGTCGAGATGGGCGTGCACCGCTACAACCACAACCTCGAGACGGCGCGCTCGCACTTCCCGGACGTCGTGACCACGCACTCGTGGGAAGAGCGCTGGGACACCCTGCGGATGGTCGCCGAGGCCGGCATGGAGGTCTGCTGCGGCGGCATCATCGGCATGGGGGAGACCGTCGAGCAGCGCGCGGAGTTCGCCGTGCAGCTCGCCGAGCTGAGCCCGCACGAGGTGCCGATGAACTTCCTCATCCCGCAGCCGGGCACGCCGTACGAGAACTTCGAGATCGTCGAGGGCAAGGACGCGCTGCGCACGGTCGCGGCGTTTCGGCTCGCCATGCCGCGCACGATGCTGCGCTTCGCCGGCGGCCGCGAGCTGACCCTGGGCGACCTGGGCGCGGAGCAGGGCATGCTGGGCGGGATCAACGCGATCATCGTCGGCAACTACCTGACGAACCTCGGCCGGCCCGCGAGCGCGGACCTGAAGATGCTCGACGAGCTGAAGATGCCGGTCAAGGCCCTCAGTGACAGCCTCTGA
- a CDS encoding DUF2567 domain-containing protein: MVDSAGKAAHRSSAVADAWSVPNLFSPHRARPKVVVKADLLPAVSVLSTAGLLGIPLGWLWSLMAPPQRERVVTADGQRVPLELESWHRFDDLAIYGFLALATGLLIGVIVWLMRERRGPVVFVAAAGGAALAGWLGTQIGVAFVNSKYAIDTAPALGAVISAPPQLESGWIWLAAPLVTSLVYALLAAWNGREDLGRRLG; the protein is encoded by the coding sequence GTGGTCGATTCCGCGGGCAAGGCAGCACACCGGTCGTCCGCCGTGGCCGACGCCTGGTCGGTGCCGAACCTCTTCTCACCGCACCGCGCGCGGCCGAAGGTCGTGGTGAAGGCCGACCTGCTGCCGGCCGTGAGCGTGCTGTCGACGGCGGGCCTGCTCGGCATCCCGCTCGGCTGGCTGTGGTCGCTGATGGCGCCGCCGCAGCGCGAGCGCGTGGTCACCGCCGACGGGCAGCGGGTGCCGCTGGAGCTGGAGAGCTGGCACCGCTTCGACGACCTCGCCATCTACGGCTTCCTGGCACTGGCCACGGGGCTGCTGATCGGTGTGATCGTGTGGCTGATGCGCGAACGCCGGGGCCCGGTCGTGTTCGTGGCCGCCGCCGGGGGCGCCGCGCTGGCCGGCTGGCTCGGCACGCAGATCGGCGTGGCGTTCGTGAACTCGAAGTACGCCATCGACACCGCACCCGCGCTGGGCGCGGTGATCTCGGCGCCGCCGCAGCTGGAGTCCGGGTGGATCTGGCTGGCGGCCCCGTTGGTGACCTCGCTCGTCTACGCGCTGCTCGCGGCGTGGAACGGCCGCGAGGACCTGGGCCGTCGGCTCGGCTGA
- a CDS encoding LON peptidase substrate-binding domain-containing protein: protein MTEPEQEQNPSGTATLPLFPLQTVLLPGTHLPLHIFEPRYRQLTADLVGGAVPGREFGVVSLRAPLVREVRGLDHVYDVGCSTVLREAKRLPDGRYDVVTKAARRFRLRELDCTSAPYLLGVVDWLPDDAVPASAVEPGQRLGEVARAAHRRYCEAAWHDDDWSTPDDDADVNELAYQLAADCLLPLEDRQLLLEETHPLRRLRIVCRLLTREAWFLDTLSAVPLPPTEFADFSKPANLN from the coding sequence GTGACCGAGCCGGAGCAGGAGCAGAACCCCAGTGGGACGGCGACACTGCCGTTGTTCCCACTGCAGACCGTGCTGCTCCCCGGTACGCACCTGCCGTTGCACATCTTCGAGCCGCGCTACCGCCAGCTGACCGCCGACCTCGTGGGCGGCGCCGTGCCGGGGCGCGAGTTCGGCGTGGTCTCGCTGCGTGCCCCGCTCGTGCGTGAAGTGCGTGGTCTGGACCATGTGTACGACGTGGGCTGCAGCACCGTGCTGCGCGAAGCGAAGCGGCTGCCGGACGGGCGCTACGACGTGGTCACCAAGGCCGCCCGGCGCTTCCGCCTGCGCGAGCTCGACTGCACGTCGGCGCCCTACCTGTTGGGCGTGGTCGACTGGCTGCCCGACGACGCCGTGCCCGCCAGCGCGGTCGAACCGGGGCAACGACTCGGCGAAGTCGCGCGCGCGGCCCACCGTCGCTACTGCGAGGCCGCCTGGCACGACGACGACTGGAGCACGCCGGACGACGACGCCGACGTCAACGAGCTCGCCTACCAGCTCGCCGCCGACTGCCTGTTGCCGCTGGAAGACCGCCAGCTGCTGCTGGAGGAGACGCACCCGTTGCGGCGCCTGCGCATCGTCTGCCGGCTGCTCACCCGCGAGGCGTGGTTCCTGGACACGCTCAGCGCCGTGCCGCTGCCGCCGACCGAGTTCGCCGACTTCTCGAAGCCGGCGAACCTCAACTAG
- a CDS encoding NUDIX domain-containing protein yields the protein MRSDTLRVLLWRRALDPHLGRWSLPGGRLRPDEDVETSIRRQLAEKVDVRQLKHVEQLSVFSAPDRVPGPRVVATAFLGLVPSDVDPEIPEDTQWHDVTALPRTAFDHEAIVLRARDRLRSKLSYTNLGFALAPEQFTISALRGLYSAALGYRVSATNLQRVLSRRGLLVPTGDTASPGRAGGRPAALFSFAGKGMQITDPFAVLKPPPKR from the coding sequence GTGCGCTCGGACACACTGCGCGTGCTCCTGTGGCGCCGCGCGCTCGACCCGCACCTGGGCCGCTGGTCGCTCCCGGGCGGCCGGCTGCGCCCCGACGAGGACGTCGAAACGTCCATCCGCCGCCAGCTCGCCGAGAAGGTCGACGTGCGCCAGCTCAAGCACGTGGAGCAGCTCTCGGTCTTCAGCGCGCCTGACCGCGTGCCGGGGCCGCGCGTGGTCGCCACGGCGTTCCTCGGGCTCGTGCCGTCGGACGTCGACCCGGAGATCCCCGAGGACACGCAGTGGCACGACGTGACCGCGCTGCCGCGCACCGCGTTCGACCACGAGGCGATCGTGCTGCGCGCCCGCGACCGGCTGCGCTCGAAGCTCAGCTACACCAACCTCGGCTTCGCCCTGGCGCCCGAGCAGTTCACGATCTCGGCCCTGCGCGGGCTCTACTCCGCCGCGCTGGGCTACCGGGTGTCGGCGACGAACCTGCAACGCGTGCTCTCGCGTCGGGGACTCCTCGTGCCCACCGGGGACACCGCGTCACCCGGTCGGGCCGGCGGGCGCCCGGCGGCGCTGTTCTCCTTCGCGGGCAAAGGGATGCAGATCACAGACCCGTTCGCAGTCCTCAAGCCGCCGCCGAAAAGGTGA
- the nadA gene encoding quinolinate synthase NadA — MTTTVEQNLTPYGGVEANADWAEEVRELARQRDAVLLAHNYQVPEIQDIADFTGDSLALSRIAASSDASTIVFCGVHFMAETAKILAPQKTVLIPDARAGCSLADSISGAELRAWKAEHPGAVVVSYVNTTAEVKAETDICCTSSNAVDVVASIPADQEVLFLPDQFLGAHVKRMTGRQNMHIWAGECHVHAGINGAELAARAEENPDADLFIHPECGCATSALYLAGEGVVAPERVKILSTGDMVHAARDTKARSVLVATEIGMIHQLRKAAPEIDFRAVNDRASCRYMKMITPAALLRSLREGADEVHVDLETAARARASVQRMIEIGQPGGGE, encoded by the coding sequence ATGACCACCACGGTTGAGCAGAACCTGACTCCGTACGGCGGGGTCGAGGCGAACGCGGACTGGGCGGAGGAGGTGCGCGAGCTCGCTCGTCAGCGCGACGCGGTGCTGCTGGCGCACAACTACCAGGTCCCCGAGATCCAGGACATCGCCGACTTCACCGGCGACTCGCTGGCGCTGAGCCGCATCGCGGCGAGCAGCGACGCGTCCACGATCGTCTTCTGCGGCGTGCACTTCATGGCCGAGACCGCGAAGATCCTGGCGCCGCAGAAGACGGTGCTGATTCCCGACGCGCGGGCCGGCTGCTCGCTCGCCGACTCCATTTCCGGCGCCGAGCTGCGGGCCTGGAAGGCCGAGCACCCGGGCGCGGTCGTGGTGTCGTACGTGAACACCACCGCCGAGGTGAAGGCGGAGACGGACATCTGCTGCACGTCGTCGAACGCGGTCGACGTGGTGGCTTCGATCCCCGCTGACCAGGAAGTTCTCTTCCTTCCCGACCAGTTCCTCGGCGCGCACGTGAAGCGCATGACGGGCCGGCAGAACATGCACATCTGGGCCGGCGAGTGCCACGTCCACGCCGGCATCAACGGGGCCGAGCTGGCCGCGCGGGCCGAGGAGAACCCCGACGCCGACCTGTTCATCCACCCCGAGTGCGGCTGCGCGACGTCGGCGCTCTACCTCGCGGGCGAGGGCGTGGTGGCGCCGGAGCGGGTGAAGATCCTGTCCACCGGCGACATGGTGCACGCGGCTCGGGACACGAAGGCCCGCTCGGTGCTGGTGGCGACCGAGATCGGCATGATCCACCAGCTGCGCAAGGCCGCGCCGGAGATCGACTTCCGCGCGGTGAACGACCGGGCGTCCTGCCGGTACATGAAGATGATCACGCCAGCCGCGCTGCTGCGGAGCCTGCGCGAAGGCGCGGACGAGGTCCACGTGGACCTCGAGACCGCCGCCAGGGCGCGGGCCTCGGTGCAGCGGATGATCGAGATCGGGCAGCCCGGCGGCGGCGAATGA
- a CDS encoding L-aspartate oxidase, whose translation MTTPVNASQAKTPAWEARADLVVVGSGVAGLTAALRAQELGLHVLVVTKAAVSDGNTRWAQGGVAVVLEGEHDRDDSVAKHAEDTFTAGAGLCDEDAARSILDGGPAAVEWLRASGAQFDAGAEGLARAREGGHSAFRVIHAGGDATGAEVERTLVAQAGDRRVPVLQHHIAVDALLTPVGEVAGVTVLDRDGVPGVVRASAVLLASGGFGQLYQATSNPEIATGDGLALALRAGATVADVEFVQFHPTVLYTPGARGRCPLVTEAVRGEGATLVDGAGQSVMAGVHPLGDLAPRDVVSAAITRRMGLAPGGVDDHVFLDATGISGFAKRFPTVHAACAVLGLDPAVDAIPVTPAAHFACGGVVTTVDGRSSVTGLYAAGEVARTGLHGANRLASNSLLEGLVVGHRVAQAVAADLAAGLLPDPSRGRLPSRTSAPAAERDALQRVMSRYAAIGRDADGLAAAGSVLDLSTQDSPLWTHVAVEDAALTVVAQALLAAAARRTESRGCHVRSDFPERAEGWRRSQLIRLSPSGQPVLADPIALEGVA comes from the coding sequence ATGACCACCCCGGTTAACGCTTCACAGGCGAAAACCCCGGCGTGGGAAGCCCGTGCGGACCTCGTTGTCGTGGGCAGCGGGGTGGCCGGGCTGACGGCCGCGCTGCGGGCGCAGGAGCTCGGCCTGCACGTGCTCGTGGTGACCAAGGCCGCGGTGTCCGACGGCAACACGCGCTGGGCCCAGGGCGGCGTCGCGGTGGTGTTGGAAGGCGAGCACGACCGCGACGACTCGGTCGCGAAGCACGCCGAAGACACCTTCACCGCGGGCGCCGGCCTGTGCGACGAGGACGCGGCACGATCGATCCTCGACGGCGGCCCGGCGGCCGTGGAGTGGCTGCGGGCCAGCGGCGCTCAGTTCGACGCCGGTGCCGAAGGCTTGGCGCGCGCTCGCGAGGGCGGCCACAGCGCGTTCCGCGTGATCCACGCGGGCGGCGACGCCACAGGCGCCGAGGTGGAGCGCACGTTGGTGGCGCAGGCCGGCGACCGGCGCGTGCCGGTGCTGCAGCACCACATCGCGGTCGACGCGTTGCTCACGCCCGTGGGTGAGGTGGCGGGCGTGACCGTGCTGGACCGCGACGGCGTGCCCGGCGTGGTGCGGGCCTCGGCCGTGCTGCTGGCCAGCGGCGGGTTCGGCCAGCTCTACCAGGCGACGTCCAACCCGGAGATCGCGACCGGCGACGGTCTCGCCCTTGCCTTGCGGGCGGGCGCGACCGTGGCCGACGTCGAGTTCGTGCAGTTCCACCCCACGGTGCTCTACACGCCGGGGGCTCGTGGCCGGTGCCCGCTCGTCACCGAGGCCGTTCGCGGTGAGGGAGCCACGCTCGTCGACGGCGCCGGCCAGTCGGTGATGGCCGGCGTGCACCCGCTGGGCGACCTGGCGCCGCGCGACGTCGTGTCGGCCGCGATCACCCGGCGGATGGGGCTGGCGCCGGGCGGGGTCGACGACCACGTTTTCCTCGACGCCACCGGCATTTCCGGCTTCGCGAAGCGGTTCCCGACCGTGCACGCGGCCTGCGCGGTGCTGGGCCTCGACCCGGCCGTGGACGCGATCCCGGTGACACCCGCGGCGCACTTCGCGTGCGGCGGAGTGGTGACCACTGTGGACGGACGGTCGAGCGTCACCGGGCTGTACGCGGCGGGCGAGGTGGCCCGCACCGGGCTGCACGGAGCCAACCGGCTGGCGTCCAACAGCCTGCTCGAAGGCCTCGTGGTGGGGCACCGCGTGGCGCAGGCCGTGGCCGCCGACCTCGCGGCCGGGCTGCTGCCGGACCCGTCGCGTGGGCGCTTGCCCTCGCGGACGTCGGCGCCGGCGGCCGAGCGCGACGCTTTGCAGCGCGTGATGAGCCGCTACGCCGCGATCGGCCGCGACGCCGATGGCCTGGCGGCGGCGGGTTCCGTGCTGGACCTGTCCACGCAGGACAGTCCGTTGTGGACGCACGTGGCCGTGGAGGACGCGGCGCTCACCGTGGTGGCGCAGGCGCTGCTCGCCGCGGCGGCGCGGCGCACCGAATCGCGCGGCTGCCACGTGCGGTCCGATTTTCCCGAGCGGGCAGAGGGCTGGCGGCGCAGCCAGCTCATCCGGCTCAGCCCTTCCGGCCAGCCCGTGCTGGCCGACCCGATCGCTCTGGAAGGTGTGGCATGA
- the nadC gene encoding carboxylating nicotinate-nucleotide diphosphorylase, whose translation MTELFPFSDAVSRALVDAGLEVADVRRVVTTALEEDLRYGPDATTASTVPADARAVAELTPRSPGVVAGLPVALAVFDAVLGSDYEVVSSRPDGSRVAAGEPALAVRGTVRGLLTAERTALNLVCRLSGIATATARWVSEVEGSGTAIRDTRKTTPGLRLLEKYAVRCGGGVNHRMGLGDAVLIKDNHVVAAGSVTAALAAAREHAPELACEVEVDNLAQLEEALAAGADEVLLDNFTPQDCAKAVERRNAVSPKTRLESSGGLTLDRAKAYAESGVDYFAVGALTHSSPALDLGMDLR comes from the coding sequence ATGACCGAGTTGTTCCCGTTTTCCGACGCCGTCTCACGCGCCCTCGTGGACGCGGGGCTCGAGGTCGCCGACGTCCGCCGCGTGGTGACCACGGCGCTCGAAGAGGACCTGCGGTACGGGCCGGACGCCACCACGGCGTCGACGGTCCCGGCCGACGCGCGCGCGGTTGCCGAGCTGACCCCGCGTTCGCCAGGTGTCGTGGCCGGGCTGCCTGTGGCCCTGGCGGTGTTCGACGCGGTGCTGGGTTCGGACTACGAGGTGGTGTCCAGCCGGCCCGACGGGTCGCGGGTGGCGGCGGGCGAGCCCGCGCTCGCGGTGCGGGGCACCGTACGCGGCCTCCTGACGGCCGAGCGGACGGCCCTGAACCTCGTCTGCCGCCTCTCGGGCATCGCGACGGCGACCGCCCGGTGGGTGTCCGAAGTGGAGGGTTCGGGCACGGCGATCCGCGACACCCGCAAGACGACGCCGGGCCTGCGGTTGCTGGAGAAGTACGCCGTGCGTTGCGGTGGCGGCGTGAACCACCGCATGGGTCTGGGCGACGCCGTGCTGATCAAGGACAACCACGTCGTCGCCGCGGGTTCCGTCACGGCCGCGCTGGCGGCGGCGCGCGAGCACGCGCCGGAGCTGGCGTGCGAGGTGGAGGTCGACAACCTGGCGCAGCTGGAGGAGGCGCTCGCCGCGGGCGCCGACGAGGTTCTGCTGGACAACTTCACGCCGCAGGACTGCGCGAAGGCCGTGGAGCGGCGCAACGCCGTTTCGCCGAAAACGCGGCTGGAATCCTCTGGTGGCCTCACCCTCGACCGTGCTAAGGCCTACGCTGAGTCCGGTGTGGACTACTTCGCGGTGGGGGCGCTCACGCACTCCTCGCCCGCGTTGGACCTTGGGATGGACCTGCGCTGA
- a CDS encoding S8 family serine peptidase: MRWPAVFAVAGLVAVSSLSSVGVAGSASAVGACANPSGTYTGAVSWGQRLVDPQRLWPLTRGDGQVVAVIGTGIDAQNGQFAPGQVLTGPGTAPSDCDGRGTIAAGIVAAQPSGETTFVGVAPGAKLVPLQYVDASSHDGGDPGALAGAMNTALDRGAGVLLIAVPAAFDSPALDAAVARAHSRGAVVVSAAAATQQGAHTYPTASSGVLAVGSTNQAGAPVQTEAGDYLGVAAPGADLVSTSAGAGGAVAHRWPVTDPGLAAAYVAGVAALVRAAHPDFTGDQVVTRLTLTASRPPSGGHDPRRGWGVVDAYAAVSSTLPASVAGPGGSVAPIALPAVVPAPAPVDAGVDIPAAAIALGGVVLAAAAGLAVATVRRGRRRSWRASRFGS, translated from the coding sequence GTGAGGTGGCCAGCCGTCTTCGCCGTGGCCGGTCTCGTGGCCGTGTCTTCCCTGTCTTCCGTCGGAGTCGCCGGGTCCGCGAGCGCGGTGGGGGCGTGCGCGAACCCGTCCGGCACCTACACCGGCGCCGTGTCGTGGGGCCAGCGGCTCGTCGACCCGCAGCGCCTGTGGCCGCTCACGCGCGGGGACGGCCAGGTCGTGGCCGTGATCGGCACCGGCATCGACGCGCAGAACGGCCAGTTCGCGCCCGGCCAGGTCCTCACCGGCCCCGGAACGGCCCCGTCCGACTGCGACGGCCGCGGCACCATCGCCGCGGGGATCGTCGCCGCGCAGCCTTCGGGGGAAACGACTTTCGTCGGCGTCGCACCGGGCGCGAAGCTCGTGCCGCTGCAATACGTCGACGCTTCGTCCCACGACGGCGGCGACCCGGGCGCTCTGGCGGGCGCCATGAACACGGCCCTCGACCGGGGCGCGGGGGTTTTGCTCATCGCGGTGCCGGCGGCTTTCGACAGCCCGGCTTTGGACGCGGCGGTCGCGCGCGCCCATTCCCGCGGCGCCGTCGTGGTCTCCGCCGCGGCCGCCACCCAGCAGGGCGCGCACACCTATCCCACCGCTTCGTCGGGTGTACTCGCCGTCGGCTCCACGAACCAGGCGGGCGCCCCGGTCCAGACCGAAGCCGGCGACTACCTCGGCGTCGCCGCCCCGGGCGCCGACCTCGTCAGCACCTCGGCCGGCGCGGGCGGCGCCGTCGCGCACCGCTGGCCGGTGACGGACCCGGGCCTGGCCGCTGCGTACGTCGCCGGCGTCGCCGCCCTGGTGCGCGCCGCCCACCCGGACTTCACGGGCGACCAGGTCGTGACCCGCTTGACGCTGACGGCCTCGCGCCCTCCGTCGGGCGGCCACGACCCTCGCCGGGGCTGGGGCGTCGTGGACGCCTACGCCGCCGTCTCGTCGACGCTGCCCGCTTCCGTCGCGGGCCCGGGCGGCTCGGTCGCTCCGATTGCTTTGCCTGCGGTCGTCCCTGCCCCGGCCCCCGTTGACGCCGGTGTGGACATCCCCGCCGCCGCCATCGCCCTCGGCGGGGTCGTCCTGGCCGCCGCCGCGGGCCTCGCCGTCGCCACCGTGCGCCGCGGCCGCCGCCGCTCGTGGCGCGCCTCCCGGTTCGGGTCTTGA
- a CDS encoding alpha/beta hydrolase, producing MTAAVDSGGYRVAPAKLDAAAADLGGRAGALETAQKAVAGVSVPATAFGQVSASADCAATLKKTLSELGEKIDGQVQRAKVLQNGLTASAAGYRRTDEQVAASYRSLLPEDPLPAVSGPVGAAASGTWANAIAANRTKVSDALTAEQTRLQQLQSSGGSADDIASSQRRIALYQDILANNRQILRFDPAADGRIAELVGSIQPGTRNVGLFVPGVNTRLDNFQGYADLGRSLVAADPTGRTAMVVWADGDFPQNPLVEGPDASYAQAMAPDLKTFGDELRGQVDTQTGGAATITAIGHSYGGATVGLADSQGLAVDRVLHVESAGMGHGVWNPADLPASQAGVQRFSMTAPLDPIVLAQGNAWGAEWTGIGHGADPDTFPGVTDLTTGNDAAGNELWGLSSHSDVLKPGSDSWTNIYGVLTGGALTTVPGVQR from the coding sequence GTGACTGCTGCAGTGGACTCCGGGGGTTACCGGGTCGCTCCCGCCAAGCTCGACGCGGCCGCGGCGGACCTGGGCGGCCGCGCGGGCGCGCTCGAGACGGCGCAGAAGGCCGTGGCGGGGGTTTCCGTGCCCGCCACGGCCTTCGGCCAGGTGTCCGCTTCGGCGGACTGCGCCGCCACGTTGAAGAAGACGTTGTCCGAGCTCGGCGAGAAGATCGACGGACAGGTGCAGCGCGCGAAGGTGCTGCAGAACGGGCTCACCGCGTCGGCCGCGGGCTACCGGCGCACGGACGAGCAGGTGGCGGCTTCGTACCGGTCGCTGCTGCCGGAGGATCCGCTGCCGGCGGTGAGCGGCCCCGTCGGGGCGGCGGCGAGCGGGACCTGGGCGAATGCGATCGCTGCGAACCGCACCAAGGTTTCGGACGCGCTGACGGCGGAGCAGACGCGTTTGCAACAGCTTCAGTCTTCTGGCGGCAGCGCCGACGACATCGCGAGCTCGCAGCGGAGGATCGCGCTGTACCAGGACATTCTGGCGAACAACCGCCAGATCCTGCGGTTCGACCCCGCGGCCGACGGCCGGATCGCCGAGCTCGTGGGCTCGATCCAGCCGGGGACGCGCAACGTCGGGCTGTTCGTGCCGGGTGTGAACACGCGGCTGGACAACTTCCAGGGCTACGCCGACCTCGGCCGCAGCCTCGTGGCCGCCGACCCGACGGGCCGCACGGCGATGGTCGTGTGGGCCGACGGCGACTTCCCGCAGAACCCCCTGGTCGAGGGCCCGGACGCGAGCTACGCGCAGGCGATGGCCCCGGACCTCAAGACGTTCGGCGACGAACTGCGCGGCCAGGTCGACACCCAGACCGGCGGCGCCGCGACCATCACCGCCATCGGCCACAGCTACGGCGGCGCGACCGTCGGATTGGCCGATTCACAAGGCCTGGCCGTCGACCGCGTGCTGCACGTCGAGTCTGCGGGCATGGGCCACGGCGTCTGGAACCCGGCCGACCTGCCCGCGAGCCAGGCGGGCGTGCAGCGCTTCTCGATGACGGCGCCGCTCGACCCCATCGTGCTCGCCCAAGGCAACGCCTGGGGCGCCGAGTGGACCGGCATCGGCCACGGCGCCGACCCCGACACGTTCCCGGGCGTCACCGACCTCACGACGGGCAACGACGCGGCCGGCAACGAGCTCTGGGGCCTGTCCTCGCACAGCGACGTGCTCAAGCCCGGCTCCGACTCGTGGACCAACATCTACGGCGTCCTCACCGGCGGCGCGCTCACGACGGTGCCGGGGGTGCAGCGATGA